One genomic segment of Aquamicrobium sp. includes these proteins:
- a CDS encoding DUF2971 domain-containing protein, with protein MLLDGDQLRRFMIFHPFAVAKYQEMLGSKARFVHYCSAEAAYYIIKLRRMRLRNAVVMNDFLEIEHGAECLANAWRSATGEKFKKLIDGMYPGLPDELAKLVDGWAPIFRSDTYITCLSQHNDTEDNLGRLSMWRAYGGAAGVAVVLNPSVFLSVSDALPAFTSPVAYLTLEDFERELAKVTDSIETNADFVKQDGREGMLNSLYHAFRLAVLCTKHPGFAEEREWRIVYTPSHGSSDRIVRSVELIKGVPQVVHSIPFVDYPEENLEGAELPKLIDRVIVGPTEFPDQVRLAMVELLSEAEVPDAQAKVVCSTIPLRQ; from the coding sequence ATGCTTTTAGACGGCGACCAGCTTCGGCGGTTCATGATTTTCCATCCATTCGCGGTCGCAAAGTACCAAGAAATGCTGGGTTCAAAAGCGCGCTTCGTTCACTATTGCAGTGCAGAAGCGGCCTACTACATCATAAAATTAAGACGCATGCGGCTGCGAAACGCTGTCGTTATGAATGATTTCCTTGAAATCGAGCACGGCGCAGAATGTCTCGCAAACGCTTGGCGGAGCGCGACCGGAGAAAAGTTCAAAAAGCTAATCGACGGGATGTATCCGGGCTTGCCTGATGAACTCGCCAAACTTGTTGACGGGTGGGCTCCCATCTTCCGATCAGATACGTACATCACTTGCCTTTCCCAGCATAACGACACAGAGGACAATCTAGGCAGGTTATCAATGTGGCGAGCCTACGGGGGCGCTGCGGGGGTTGCCGTGGTGTTAAATCCGAGTGTCTTTCTGAGTGTCAGTGACGCTCTGCCAGCCTTCACGTCGCCAGTCGCATATCTAACGCTAGAGGATTTTGAGCGAGAACTGGCAAAGGTAACGGACAGCATAGAGACAAACGCAGATTTCGTGAAACAGGACGGCCGCGAGGGTATGCTGAACAGCCTTTATCATGCCTTCCGATTGGCTGTTCTATGCACCAAACATCCTGGTTTCGCGGAAGAGCGAGAGTGGCGCATCGTCTACACACCTAGTCACGGAAGCTCCGACAGGATCGTGCGTAGCGTCGAATTGATCAAAGGCGTTCCGCAAGTTGTTCATAGCATACCTTTCGTGGACTACCCGGAGGAAAACCTTGAGGGGGCTGAGCTACCCAAGCTGATTGATCGAGTCATTGTCGGCCCGACGGAATTCCCCGACCAAGTACGCTTGGCAATGGTTGAGTTATTAAGTGAGGCTGAGGTCCCTGACGCTCAAGCTAAGGTCGTCTGCTCGACGATCCCGCTGCGGCAGTAG
- a CDS encoding helix-turn-helix domain-containing protein — MELFASNLRKRAEELGISHAEVARRAGLSETRYGNYVSGRREPDLATLVRIASVLATTPDILLIDQQDSVVQSPRQLALARIDAASMALRDDDLERVVVMIEALAAART, encoded by the coding sequence ATGGAGTTGTTTGCATCCAACCTCAGGAAACGCGCGGAGGAACTCGGCATTTCGCATGCCGAAGTGGCCCGGCGCGCCGGTTTGAGTGAAACCCGATATGGCAACTACGTTAGCGGCCGGCGTGAACCAGACCTCGCTACGCTGGTCAGGATCGCGTCGGTGCTGGCAACAACGCCCGACATATTGTTGATCGATCAGCAAGATTCAGTCGTTCAATCACCCCGGCAACTCGCACTGGCGAGAATAGACGCAGCTTCTATGGCTCTGCGCGACGACGATCTTGAAAGGGTGGTCGTTATGATCGAGGCACTTGCGGCAGCGCGAACCTGA
- a CDS encoding FAD/NAD(P)-binding oxidoreductase has product MLVGAPLSLTATQAQARTSDTRAHIVIAGAGAAGLALASRLRRSMPNATITIIDAKKEHHFQPGFTLVGAGIWSPAQVTERNEDYMPRGVEWVEAAIAEFDPDANAVVTTTGQRIDYDFLLVATGLKLNYEAIEGMDASLIGRDGIASIYAGPEQARASSTAIDRFIETGGVGLFGRPAGEMKCAGAPLKITFITDDKARSQGRRGGVELIYNAHNPAVFAVPPVNEKVKEMFAARDIAVNYSHVLTAIDPGTKQATYATESGDVTLDYDFIHVVPPMRAPDAVKNSPLPWQEGALAADGWIEADKATLRHPRFSNVFAVGDIAGVPRGKTAASVKWQVPVVVDNLVAETAGRTSQAVYNGYTSCPMVTGIGKAMLIEFDYDGNLIPSFPFIDPLKELWVSWLIEEKGLLGAYRAMLRGRA; this is encoded by the coding sequence TTGCTCGTCGGCGCACCTCTTTCCCTGACTGCGACACAGGCACAGGCCCGAACCTCGGACACACGTGCCCATATCGTGATCGCTGGCGCAGGCGCGGCCGGGCTGGCGCTTGCCTCGCGCCTGCGGCGCTCCATGCCCAACGCAACCATCACCATCATTGACGCCAAGAAGGAGCATCACTTCCAACCCGGCTTCACTCTGGTCGGTGCCGGCATCTGGTCGCCTGCCCAGGTGACGGAACGCAATGAAGATTACATGCCGCGCGGCGTCGAGTGGGTCGAGGCCGCCATTGCCGAGTTCGATCCCGACGCCAATGCCGTGGTGACCACCACCGGCCAGCGGATCGACTATGATTTCCTTCTGGTCGCGACCGGGCTCAAGCTCAACTACGAAGCCATCGAGGGCATGGATGCATCCCTGATCGGCCGCGACGGCATTGCCTCGATCTATGCCGGGCCGGAGCAGGCCAGGGCATCAAGCACCGCGATTGACCGTTTCATCGAGACTGGCGGTGTCGGCCTTTTCGGGCGGCCTGCCGGCGAGATGAAATGCGCCGGCGCGCCGTTGAAGATCACCTTCATCACTGATGACAAGGCCCGCAGCCAAGGCCGTCGAGGCGGGGTCGAACTGATCTATAACGCGCATAACCCCGCCGTCTTCGCGGTTCCACCGGTCAATGAAAAGGTCAAGGAAATGTTCGCGGCCCGCGACATCGCCGTCAATTACAGCCATGTGCTGACGGCGATCGATCCCGGCACGAAGCAGGCAACCTATGCCACCGAAAGCGGCGATGTCACGCTCGACTATGATTTCATCCATGTCGTCCCGCCGATGCGCGCGCCGGACGCCGTGAAAAACAGCCCGCTGCCCTGGCAGGAAGGTGCGCTTGCCGCCGATGGCTGGATCGAGGCCGACAAGGCGACTTTGCGTCATCCCCGCTTTTCCAACGTCTTCGCCGTCGGCGACATTGCCGGTGTCCCGCGCGGCAAGACAGCAGCCAGCGTCAAGTGGCAGGTTCCGGTCGTCGTCGACAATCTCGTCGCCGAAACGGCGGGCCGAACATCGCAGGCAGTCTATAATGGCTACACCTCCTGCCCGATGGTCACCGGCATCGGCAAGGCGATGCTGATCGAGTTCGACTATGACGGCAATCTGATCCCCTCCTTCCCGTTCATCGATCCGCTGAAGGAATTGTGGGTGTCGTGGCTGATCGAGGAAAAGGGCCTGCTCGGCGCCTATCGCGCCATGCTGCGCGGTCGTGCATAG
- the trxC gene encoding thioredoxin TrxC — protein MPVSRQIVCPHCSGINRVPLDRPAKAARCGRCKDRLFTGRPLDADATTFKRQTQHGDLPVLVDVWAPWCGPCQMMAPAFEAAAADLEPQMRLLKLNSDAESGVAAQLGIRGIPTMILFAGGREVARVSGAMTQKQIVDWACARSSAVQSDS, from the coding sequence ATGCCCGTCAGTCGCCAGATCGTCTGTCCGCATTGTTCCGGCATCAATCGTGTGCCACTGGACAGGCCTGCCAAGGCAGCCCGATGCGGCCGCTGCAAGGACCGGCTGTTCACCGGTCGCCCGCTTGATGCCGATGCCACGACATTCAAGCGACAGACGCAACATGGCGACCTGCCGGTTCTGGTCGATGTCTGGGCGCCATGGTGCGGTCCCTGCCAGATGATGGCGCCGGCTTTTGAGGCCGCCGCAGCCGACCTTGAACCGCAGATGCGCCTGCTGAAGCTCAATTCCGATGCCGAGTCCGGGGTTGCCGCACAACTGGGCATACGTGGCATTCCGACGATGATCCTTTTTGCCGGTGGCCGCGAGGTCGCCCGCGTTTCGGGTGCGATGACACAAAAACAGATCGTCGACTGGGCCTGCGCCAGAAGCAGCGCCGTACAGTCCGACAGCTGA